CTGAGATGAACGCCTAACCAGGCCAGCCAGGCAGGCAGGCCAGTCAAGGTGAGACCCAGTGGCAGTTCGACGATGGCAGCGCCATGACCGATGGTCGCCATTGTTCCCTTATCGCAATAGACAAATGGTTCGACTGCCTGGTTGGCAAGGCGGCGCTGTATCGACTCGCCCAGATACTCGCCAGCTTGCAGGGCAACAGCACCGAGTCCCGGCAGCGGCGCACCGGTTTTTGCGTCTTTCATGGCTGCGATGTCGCCTAACGCAAAGGCATTCGGATGTCCCGTGATCTGTAGGTCTGCATCAATGGGAATGCGATCTCCATGGGCCAGCGGAATTCCCAGCGAAGCAACCAGCGGATTCGCTTGCAAGCCAGCAGCCCAAATCAATGTTTGCGTCTTTATCGATTCGCCTGTGCTCAACACGATGCTTGCTGCGTTCACTTGGCTGACACCGTTGCTGGTACGCACGTCCACGCCACGCTTCACAAGTTCCTCGCGCGCATAGTTGCGCAGCGCCGGCTGAAAAGGCCCCAGCAAGTCGGGCGCGTATTCGAACAACATGATTCGCGCTCGTGACGTCGGTAAATTCGGGTAGTCTTTAATAAAATCCGACCGCAGCAATTCCGCGATCGCGCCAGCTACTTCCACCCCTGTTGGTCCGCCGCCGACAACACAAAATGTCAGAGCCCCTTCATCGCAAAGCGCTGGATTCTGATGGGCGGCCTCGAGTTGGCTGAGGATCTTAGCTTTCAGTCGCAAGGCGTCATTCAGCGTGTACATGGGTAACGCATAGCTGGCAGCGCCAGGGGTTTGAAAATAGTTCACGACAGCGCCGAGCGCGATCACCAGGTAATCGTATTGCTGTGGCGGTTGGCCCGCGACAAGAACTTGCCTGTTGACGAGGTCGATCTTCTGCACCGCTGCTTCGATAAACCGCAAGTTGGCATATTGGTTCGATAACTCCTGCAGTGGAAAGGAAACAGCGCTGGGCCCCAGTTCGTTGGTCGCCACTTGATAGAGCAACGGCTGGAAGGTGTGATAAGGATTCTTGTCGATCAGCGTGATTCGCACATTCGCAGCGCGCAGACGTTCGACCACGCCAAGACCGCCGAACCCGGCACCCAGAATCACAACATGAGGCTGATCCGTCATTGCTACTCCCAGAGGTTGGACCCTCTACAGCCCCGGGCTGCTCTGCATAATTCCACCGTCGGCAAAAATGGTGGTCGCTGTCAGGTAACTTGCGCCTGGACCGGCCAGAAATGCAACAACGCTGGCAATCTCGCCCGGTTGTGCCATGCGGCCGATTGGAATGGCGCTATCGAGCTTGGCAAGCAACTTGGGATCGTTCATGGTGCCGAGATTAATGGGCGTAGCGACCGCACCGGGCCCGACGCCCACAACGAGCACATTGTGCGGAGCAAGTTCGACCCCCGCAGTGCGGGTGAGCATTCGCATGCCACCCTTCGACAGGCAGTAGGCCGTGTTTCCGGGCATCGGCCAATCTTCGTGAACCGACGTGATGTTGATAATCCGGCCCCCTTCCCCTTGCTTGATCATCTGCTTCGCGGCCAGTTGTGTGCCGAAGAAAGCGCTCTTGAGATTGATCTCCAGCACCTTCTCGTATTGCTCTTCCGTGGTATCGAGAATCGAGGTGCGGGTCTCGACTCCGGCATTGTTGACCATGATATCAAGCCGGCCAAACGTGCTGACGGCGGTATCTACCAGCTTTTGTAGATCGGCGACCTTGCTCACATTCGCTTCGACACCGACGGCCT
Above is a window of Anatilimnocola aggregata DNA encoding:
- a CDS encoding NAD(P)/FAD-dependent oxidoreductase, encoding MTDQPHVVILGAGFGGLGVVERLRAANVRITLIDKNPYHTFQPLLYQVATNELGPSAVSFPLQELSNQYANLRFIEAAVQKIDLVNRQVLVAGQPPQQYDYLVIALGAVVNYFQTPGAASYALPMYTLNDALRLKAKILSQLEAAHQNPALCDEGALTFCVVGGGPTGVEVAGAIAELLRSDFIKDYPNLPTSRARIMLFEYAPDLLGPFQPALRNYAREELVKRGVDVRTSNGVSQVNAASIVLSTGESIKTQTLIWAAGLQANPLVASLGIPLAHGDRIPIDADLQITGHPNAFALGDIAAMKDAKTGAPLPGLGAVALQAGEYLGESIQRRLANQAVEPFVYCDKGTMATIGHGAAIVELPLGLTLTGLPAWLAWLGVHLSLLHTAEQRNTAIVDWGWNLITGRRGESGLSTDAKTPA
- a CDS encoding SDR family NAD(P)-dependent oxidoreductase; translation: MNLAGKVAIVTGGNSGIGMAIVLELARQGANIVIDYVAHPEATDALVKQVVALNDQAVGVEANVSKVADLQKLVDTAVSTFGRLDIMVNNAGVETRTSILDTTEEQYEKVLEINLKSAFFGTQLAAKQMIKQGEGGRIINITSVHEDWPMPGNTAYCLSKGGMRMLTRTAGVELAPHNVLVVGVGPGAVATPINLGTMNDPKLLAKLDSAIPIGRMAQPGEIASVVAFLAGPGASYLTATTIFADGGIMQSSPGL